Genomic segment of Gammaproteobacteria bacterium:
AGATGGTGATGCCGGGTGACAACGTGAAGATGACGGGGAAGTTGATTGCGCCGATTGCGATGGAAGAGGGATTGCGATTTGCCATTCGTGAAGGCGGCCGTACCGTTGGTGCCGGCGTCGTCTCCAAAATAATCGAGTAAGCGAGATGGCGGAGCAAATCATCCGAATA
This window contains:
- the tuf gene encoding elongation factor Tu (EF-Tu; promotes GTP-dependent binding of aminoacyl-tRNA to the A-site of ribosomes during protein biosynthesis; when the tRNA anticodon matches the mRNA codon, GTP hydrolysis results; the inactive EF-Tu-GDP leaves the ribosome and release of GDP is promoted by elongation factor Ts; many prokaryotes have two copies of the gene encoding EF-Tu) — translated: MVMPGDNVKMTGKLIAPIAMEEGLRFAIREGGRTVGAGVVSKIIE